In Bacteroidota bacterium, one genomic interval encodes:
- the purL gene encoding phosphoribosylformylglycinamidine synthase subunit PurL: MSTTAQDQLTTVETAKKLGLLEDEFEKIKAILGRTPNFTELSIFSVMWSEHCSYKNSIVWLKKLPKKGPYILAEAGAENAGLVDIGDGLGCAFKIESHNHPSALEPYQGAATGVGGINRDIFTMGARPIAQMNSLRFGDIKLDKTKWLVKGVVKGIGDYGNAFGIPTVGGEVFFDDCYNVNPLVNAFSAGIVKSGETVSATSYGVGNPVFIVGSATGKDGIHGATFASADITEDSAKDLPAVQVGDPFQEKLLLEATLEVIKTGAVIGMQDMGAAGITCSTSEMSAKGEHGMDIWLDRVPTRQANMQPFEILLSESQERMLIVVKKGREKEVQKVFDKWDLNCAMIGTVTDTKRIKFYVGDDLVADVPAHDLVLGGGAPVYHRDYKEPAYFKESKKFNIDSVEIPKDLKAVSKFLIAHPNIASKQWIYNQYDSMVGTANMSTNAPSDAAIVNIKGTNKAIALKVDCNSRYVNADPEVGCAIAVSEAARNIVCSGAEPSAITNCLNFGNPYNPEVYWQFVNVIKGMGSACIKFETPVTGGNVSFYNQSSYEGPVFPTPTIGMLGVMKDKSNRMTLNFKNEGDSIYLIGSSKNCISSSEYLYSYHKIKNTPAPFFNLDEEYEVQKAVKSLITNKVVQSAHDCADGGLFITLLESAMPNGLGFDISSDEEVRKDAFLFGEAQSRVIVSVKKSDEDKFIDLMMASKAEFEYLGDVKGKEMIVDDQSFGTVAEAKQVFDTALGDLLK; this comes from the coding sequence ATGTCAACAACAGCGCAAGATCAATTAACTACGGTAGAAACAGCTAAGAAATTAGGTTTGTTAGAAGATGAATTTGAAAAAATTAAAGCAATACTTGGAAGAACGCCCAATTTTACGGAGTTAAGTATCTTTTCGGTGATGTGGAGTGAGCATTGTTCTTATAAAAATTCTATCGTTTGGTTAAAAAAGCTCCCTAAAAAAGGGCCTTATATCTTGGCAGAAGCAGGAGCAGAAAATGCCGGTTTGGTGGATATTGGTGATGGCTTGGGTTGTGCTTTTAAAATCGAATCACATAATCATCCGAGCGCATTGGAGCCTTATCAAGGAGCGGCTACCGGTGTAGGTGGAATTAATCGTGATATTTTCACGATGGGTGCCCGACCAATTGCACAAATGAATTCTTTACGTTTTGGAGATATCAAGTTGGATAAAACGAAATGGTTAGTAAAAGGTGTGGTGAAAGGAATTGGTGATTACGGAAATGCTTTTGGAATTCCAACCGTTGGCGGTGAAGTGTTTTTTGATGATTGCTACAATGTTAATCCTTTGGTGAATGCATTCAGTGCCGGAATTGTGAAATCAGGGGAAACTGTTTCTGCTACTTCTTACGGTGTTGGAAATCCTGTATTCATTGTTGGGTCAGCAACCGGAAAAGATGGAATTCATGGAGCGACTTTCGCTTCAGCGGATATTACAGAGGATTCAGCAAAAGATTTACCAGCAGTGCAGGTAGGTGATCCTTTTCAAGAAAAATTATTGTTGGAAGCAACCTTAGAGGTGATTAAAACCGGTGCAGTAATTGGAATGCAAGATATGGGGGCAGCCGGAATTACTTGTTCTACTTCCGAAATGAGTGCAAAGGGTGAGCATGGAATGGACATATGGTTGGATCGAGTACCTACACGCCAAGCGAATATGCAGCCTTTTGAAATTTTACTTTCCGAATCACAAGAACGAATGTTGATTGTGGTGAAAAAAGGCAGAGAAAAAGAAGTACAAAAAGTATTTGATAAATGGGATTTGAATTGTGCGATGATTGGCACAGTAACCGATACCAAACGTATTAAGTTTTATGTTGGTGACGATTTAGTTGCGGATGTTCCTGCTCATGATTTAGTATTAGGTGGTGGCGCCCCGGTGTATCACCGCGATTATAAAGAACCTGCTTACTTTAAAGAGTCCAAAAAATTCAACATCGATTCAGTTGAAATTCCGAAAGATCTAAAAGCGGTATCTAAATTTTTAATTGCTCATCCAAACATTGCTTCCAAACAATGGATTTACAATCAATACGATTCGATGGTGGGGACAGCGAATATGAGCACGAATGCTCCTTCGGATGCAGCCATCGTTAATATTAAAGGAACCAACAAAGCAATTGCCTTAAAAGTGGATTGTAATTCACGTTATGTAAATGCTGATCCGGAAGTTGGATGTGCCATAGCTGTTTCTGAAGCAGCTAGAAATATTGTTTGCAGCGGAGCAGAACCTTCTGCCATAACCAATTGCTTAAACTTTGGTAATCCATACAATCCGGAAGTGTATTGGCAATTTGTGAATGTGATTAAAGGAATGGGTAGTGCCTGCATTAAATTTGAAACACCTGTAACCGGTGGTAATGTTAGTTTTTACAATCAATCATCGTATGAAGGTCCTGTTTTTCCTACTCCAACAATTGGTATGTTAGGTGTGATGAAGGATAAATCAAACCGCATGACATTGAATTTTAAAAACGAAGGGGATTCTATTTATTTAATCGGTAGTTCTAAAAATTGTATTTCTTCTTCTGAATATTTATACTCCTATCATAAAATAAAAAACACTCCAGCTCCATTCTTTAATTTGGATGAGGAATATGAAGTGCAAAAAGCGGTAAAATCGTTAATCACCAATAAAGTAGTTCAATCAGCGCACGATTGTGCTGATGGCGGTTTGTTCATTACACTACTTGAAAGTGCAATGCCAAATGGATTAGGATTTGATATTAGCTCTGACGAAGAAGTTCGTAAAGATGCCTTCTTATTCGGTGAAGCACAAAGCCGTGTTATTGTCTCCGTTAAAAAATCAGATGAAGATAAGTTCATTGATTTGATGATGGCTTCAAAAGCAGAGTTTGAATACCTTGGCGATGTGAAAGGGAAAGAGATGATTGTGGATGATCAATCATTTGGAACTGTAGCGGAAGCAAAGCAAGTATTTGATACAGCTTTGGGTGATTTGTTAAAATAG
- a CDS encoding SDR family oxidoreductase: protein MNKKIAFITGATAGIGKASAEQFAKNGYNIIITGRRKERLDEFSKQLKSNYNIDVLALNFDVRDLKEVETAILSIPENWKQIHVLLNNAGLAAGLNTIQEGNIDDWERMIDTNIKGLLYMTRTIAPIMVKNGFGHIINIGSIAGKEVYANGNVYCATKHAVDALNKGMRIDLLPHNIKVTAINPGMVETEFSIVRFNGDEDRAKNVYKGLQPLLPEDIAETVYWVASRPAHVNINDIIIMPTVQANATTTLRK from the coding sequence ATGAATAAAAAAATCGCATTTATCACAGGAGCAACAGCAGGAATAGGAAAAGCATCTGCAGAGCAATTCGCAAAAAACGGATACAACATCATTATTACAGGTAGAAGAAAAGAACGCCTGGATGAATTTTCAAAACAATTGAAATCAAACTACAACATTGATGTACTTGCTTTGAATTTTGATGTGCGCGATTTAAAAGAAGTTGAAACTGCAATCCTTTCAATTCCAGAAAACTGGAAACAAATACATGTATTGCTGAACAATGCCGGATTGGCTGCCGGTTTAAACACGATACAAGAAGGCAACATTGATGACTGGGAACGCATGATTGATACCAATATCAAAGGATTGTTATACATGACACGCACCATTGCACCCATCATGGTAAAAAACGGATTCGGTCACATTATAAATATTGGCTCTATTGCAGGCAAGGAAGTATATGCAAACGGGAATGTGTATTGCGCAACCAAACATGCTGTTGACGCATTAAACAAAGGCATGCGCATCGACTTACTGCCTCACAACATAAAAGTTACAGCCATCAATCCGGGAATGGTTGAAACCGAGTTTTCTATTGTCCGTTTTAATGGTGATGAAGATCGTGCAAAAAATGTATACAAAGGATTACAACCCTTATTACCCGAAGATATTGCAGAAACGGTGTATTGGGTGGCAAGCCGACCAGCACATGTGAATATCAACGACATCATTATTATGCCAACAGTTCAGGCAAATGCGACAACTACACTTCGTAAATAG